One segment of Mycoplasma sp. E35C DNA contains the following:
- a CDS encoding fructose-specific PTS transporter subunit EIIC, which translates to MEINKPEYVLLDIQAKTKDSILKEISEKAFALKLSTNVDDLYHAFLEREKESSTGLQDEFAIPHARTKAVDKPALLFVRLQEGVDWQAIDNKPTKYLFVILVPDNANNEHLEILSKVAVMMMDQTLVAKLKSLNDPVEISNLIVVTLEDKMKNDQPQANDNNQKNEKFIVALTACPVGVAHTYLAAEKLNETAKKLGYQIKVETHGSAGVKNDLTQEEIDKADVILVAADIGLDLSRFNGKKVYKTAIKPAIHEPENLINKALNEAKIEEIKSTSFNQKTLGEKTGVMKHILAGVSYMVPFVILGGICIAIAIGLGKLIYGQSYSAVPGDFFYYLEKVGAVAFTLMIGALGAYIANSIGGRAAIAPAFIVSVLANTVDAIFPIAGIKVATAMGFVGSIFFGLAIGYTVKWINSWNINKTISAIMPIFVIPLGVGLFYGLLAIFVVGAPVGWLMDKFINALKTAFTDGNIGVGLGIGLGILIGAMAGFDMGGPINKVAFLTCSALITSKVYEPMGMMAAAIPVAPLGMGLCTMIFKKKFNENEKTMGVSAFIMGIIGISEGAIPFAVSDPKKAIASNVVGSAVAGAIAGGLGVTNTAAHGGPIVGFLLAVSSNHEQGLAWGLPFFFVAIIAGTLVTCFMYGLLRKVEQKETTKTLPKNWFSFFKKEKSNTQVKGA; encoded by the coding sequence ATGGAAATCAATAAACCTGAGTATGTTTTACTTGATATACAAGCTAAAACAAAAGACTCAATTCTAAAAGAGATTTCTGAAAAGGCATTCGCATTAAAGCTTTCAACTAATGTTGATGATCTTTATCATGCTTTTTTAGAAAGAGAAAAAGAATCATCAACAGGATTGCAAGATGAATTTGCAATTCCTCATGCAAGAACTAAGGCAGTTGATAAACCTGCTTTGTTATTTGTTAGATTACAAGAAGGTGTAGATTGACAAGCAATTGATAACAAACCAACAAAATATTTATTTGTTATCTTAGTGCCTGATAATGCTAATAATGAGCATTTAGAAATCTTATCTAAAGTTGCAGTAATGATGATGGATCAAACTTTAGTTGCTAAATTAAAAAGCTTAAATGATCCAGTAGAAATTAGTAATCTTATTGTTGTTACTCTTGAAGATAAGATGAAAAACGATCAACCACAAGCAAATGATAATAATCAAAAAAATGAGAAATTTATTGTTGCTCTAACTGCTTGTCCAGTTGGTGTTGCTCATACATATCTAGCTGCAGAAAAACTAAATGAAACTGCTAAAAAATTAGGTTATCAAATTAAGGTTGAAACTCATGGTTCAGCTGGTGTAAAAAATGATTTAACTCAAGAAGAAATTGATAAAGCAGATGTTATATTAGTTGCTGCTGACATCGGATTAGATTTAAGCAGATTTAACGGTAAAAAAGTATATAAAACAGCAATCAAACCTGCAATTCATGAACCAGAAAATTTAATTAATAAAGCTTTAAATGAAGCTAAAATTGAAGAAATAAAATCTACTAGTTTTAACCAAAAAACATTAGGTGAAAAAACTGGAGTAATGAAGCATATTTTAGCTGGTGTTTCATACATGGTTCCTTTTGTTATTCTTGGTGGTATTTGTATTGCGATTGCCATTGGTCTTGGTAAATTGATTTACGGTCAATCATACAGTGCTGTGCCTGGTGATTTCTTCTATTACTTAGAAAAAGTTGGAGCTGTTGCTTTCACATTAATGATCGGGGCACTTGGTGCTTATATAGCTAATTCGATTGGTGGAAGAGCAGCAATCGCTCCCGCATTTATTGTTTCGGTATTGGCAAATACAGTTGATGCAATTTTCCCGATTGCAGGCATTAAAGTAGCAACTGCCATGGGATTTGTTGGATCAATTTTCTTTGGGTTAGCAATTGGTTATACAGTTAAATGAATTAATAGTTGGAATATTAATAAAACTATTTCAGCTATCATGCCGATCTTTGTTATTCCATTAGGTGTTGGATTGTTCTATGGATTATTAGCAATCTTCGTAGTTGGTGCGCCTGTTGGTTGGTTAATGGATAAATTCATAAATGCTTTAAAAACAGCATTTACTGATGGTAATATTGGTGTTGGTTTAGGTATTGGATTAGGAATTCTAATTGGTGCTATGGCTGGATTTGATATGGGTGGTCCAATCAATAAGGTTGCATTCTTAACATGTTCAGCATTAATTACTTCTAAAGTGTATGAACCAATGGGGATGATGGCTGCTGCCATTCCTGTGGCTCCACTGGGTATGGGATTATGCACAATGATTTTCAAAAAGAAATTCAATGAAAATGAAAAAACCATGGGTGTGAGTGCTTTCATTATGGGGATTATTGGTATCTCAGAAGGTGCAATTCCGTTTGCTGTATCTGATCCTAAAAAAGCAATAGCTTCAAACGTTGTAGGTTCTGCAGTTGCTGGTGCAATTGCTGGTGGATTAGGTGTAACTAATACTGCTGCACATGGTGGACCAATTGTTGGTTTCTTATTAGCTGTATCTTCAAACCACGAACAAGGTTTAGCTTGAGGGTTACCATTCTTCTTTGTAGCAATCATTGCTGGAACATTAGTAACTTGTTTCATGTATGGTTTATTAAGAAAAGTTGAACAAAAAGAAACAACTAAAACATTACCTAAAAATTGATTTTCTTTCTTTAAGAAAGAAAAATCAAACACACAAGTTAAAGGAGCGTAA
- a CDS encoding S8 family serine peptidase translates to MRINKKNINRFISLLSLSSLSFSFIPLGNINISKNIDTKQQLLNKKLKAEGRFVNTSFIKKNEKINKIQSNFSEFNKHDETKKSYFFLIEVKRDVNALDLTSITELIKNRKSIQSAKKSLAVKNLIFVSAEFERDNEFSEFKNFLDNSSFVENYELHETKLEVSNNFVSTSDSDYYGYENPSNYADYSKNFLSNNYTKKDRDEAIQVAKWKSATKFPIGVAILETGDGGYGDPHALIDNTNTYYFDSSNKVINNFSNYWEPLSLPQPPKFGDHSTKVASIVGGKSGVNPMLELYGIKYSQTFGFNDITGLDNEIGYILKNKNIRVVNASLATKYGRGWYEYNIYSRYIDLVAKDNSGVIFVFAAGNDGDKSNKKLTDLQLSYNSIIVGANDFDKNRTDFSSYGSDTPVSPLLLANGYGYNFKDQVAQGTSFAAPFVSGVVANSFLLASEKYNLGYASLIAKSVLGVSTTNINGDKSNQFGLNSEYGAGVLDYSKINEALKNVTKVEWNKNQAKSDIYNNVPTAYHDVKNNEASIKDVDLKKGNILRTSLSWFFDGRTFYNSSGGTTELQQVSLNFNTITRPAVKNFDLIIKNSKGEIVSSSKSYNNYEFIRWEVPEDDKYSFVIKRDDGIKPDEVEQLVLTHTVE, encoded by the coding sequence ATGAGAATCAATAAAAAAAATATTAATAGGTTTATATCTTTATTATCATTATCATCATTATCTTTTTCTTTCATTCCGCTAGGAAATATAAATATTTCTAAAAACATTGACACTAAGCAACAATTATTGAATAAAAAATTGAAAGCAGAGGGAAGGTTTGTTAATACTAGTTTTATTAAGAAAAATGAAAAAATAAATAAAATTCAATCAAATTTTTCTGAATTCAATAAACATGATGAAACTAAAAAAAGTTATTTTTTCTTAATTGAAGTAAAAAGAGATGTTAACGCACTGGATTTGACAAGCATTACTGAATTAATAAAGAATAGAAAAAGTATTCAAAGTGCTAAAAAAAGTTTAGCAGTTAAAAACCTCATATTTGTTTCTGCAGAATTTGAAAGAGATAATGAATTTAGTGAATTTAAAAATTTTTTAGATAATAGTTCATTTGTTGAAAATTATGAATTACATGAAACTAAATTAGAAGTTTCAAATAATTTTGTTAGCACATCAGATTCTGATTATTATGGGTACGAAAATCCTTCTAATTATGCTGACTATAGTAAAAATTTTTTAAGTAATAACTATACTAAGAAAGATAGGGATGAAGCTATACAAGTTGCAAAATGAAAATCAGCAACAAAATTTCCTATAGGTGTTGCTATTTTAGAAACAGGAGATGGAGGTTACGGAGATCCTCATGCTTTAATAGATAATACAAATACTTATTATTTTGATTCTTCAAATAAAGTTATAAATAACTTTAGCAATTATTGAGAACCTCTTAGTTTACCTCAACCCCCTAAATTTGGTGATCACTCTACAAAAGTAGCATCTATTGTTGGCGGTAAATCTGGAGTTAATCCAATGCTGGAATTGTACGGTATAAAATACAGCCAAACATTTGGATTCAATGATATTACTGGTCTAGATAATGAAATAGGTTATATACTTAAAAATAAGAATATTAGAGTTGTTAATGCTTCTCTTGCTACTAAATACGGAAGAGGTTGATACGAATATAATATCTATTCTAGATATATAGATCTCGTTGCTAAAGATAATTCAGGGGTAATATTTGTTTTCGCTGCAGGTAATGATGGCGATAAAAGCAATAAAAAGTTAACTGACTTACAGTTATCATATAATAGCATTATTGTCGGTGCTAATGATTTCGATAAAAATAGAACAGATTTTTCATCATACGGCTCAGATACTCCTGTTTCACCTTTATTGCTAGCTAATGGTTATGGTTACAATTTTAAAGACCAAGTAGCTCAAGGAACTAGTTTCGCCGCTCCATTTGTATCTGGTGTTGTAGCGAATTCTTTCCTTTTAGCTAGTGAAAAATATAATTTGGGGTACGCTTCATTAATTGCTAAATCTGTTTTAGGAGTTTCTACAACTAATATAAATGGGGATAAATCTAATCAATTTGGTTTGAATAGCGAGTATGGGGCTGGTGTTTTAGATTATTCAAAGATAAATGAAGCACTGAAAAATGTTACAAAAGTAGAATGGAATAAAAATCAAGCTAAATCAGACATTTATAATAATGTGCCTACTGCTTATCATGATGTTAAAAATAATGAAGCTTCTATTAAGGATGTGGATTTAAAGAAAGGTAATATTTTAAGAACTAGTTTATCTTGATTTTTTGATGGCCGAACTTTTTATAATTCTAGCGGCGGTACCACAGAATTACAACAAGTTTCATTAAATTTTAATACTATTACTCGCCCTGCAGTTAAGAATTTTGATCTAATCATTAAAAATAGTAAGGGAGAAATTGTTTCTTCTTCAAAATCATATAATAATTATGAATTTATAAGATGAGAGGTTCCAGAAGACGATAAATATAGCTTTGTCATAAAAAGAGATGATGGCATAAAACCAGATGAAGTTGAACAATTAGTTTTAACTCACACAGTCGAATAA
- the tilS gene encoding tRNA lysidine(34) synthetase TilS has protein sequence MNTTSNNKKYLIGVSGGPDSMYLLNQYKDQILVVCHVNYNKRASSLRDEIIVKNYCNKHNIKLEILSLDKNFNYTENFQAQARKLRYDFFIEISKKYQINDCLIAHQQDDFLESAIMQYSRNKDLLFYGLHEFSNYKNLKIHRPLLGISKKEIISFLEQNNIAYGIDESNFTPTYERNKIRLELSKLNADELLDKINFFINKNQENHHKYQQVQTFLDNWNYNYSDLIDFDDNQHVIYYWLSKNNINYSQNKAKAILEFIKKKNNKRYRLKANLFLIKSGSFLKIIKQ, from the coding sequence ATGAATACAACAAGTAATAACAAGAAATACTTAATTGGTGTCTCTGGCGGTCCTGATTCGATGTATTTATTAAATCAATACAAAGATCAGATTCTTGTTGTTTGTCATGTTAATTACAACAAAAGAGCATCATCATTAAGGGATGAAATAATTGTTAAAAATTATTGCAATAAACACAACATTAAATTAGAAATTCTTAGTTTGGATAAGAATTTTAATTACACAGAAAACTTCCAAGCCCAAGCAAGAAAACTTAGGTATGATTTTTTTATAGAAATAAGTAAAAAATACCAAATTAATGATTGCTTAATTGCTCACCAACAAGATGATTTTTTAGAATCAGCAATAATGCAATATTCAAGGAATAAAGATTTATTATTCTATGGATTGCACGAGTTTTCTAATTACAAAAATCTTAAGATTCATCGACCTTTGTTAGGTATATCTAAAAAAGAAATTATCAGTTTTTTAGAACAAAATAATATTGCTTATGGGATTGATGAAAGCAATTTTACACCAACTTATGAACGTAATAAAATACGCTTGGAATTAAGTAAATTAAATGCTGATGAATTATTAGATAAAATTAATTTTTTTATTAATAAAAATCAAGAAAATCATCATAAATACCAACAAGTTCAAACATTTTTAGATAACTGAAATTATAACTATTCAGACCTAATTGATTTTGATGATAACCAACATGTAATTTATTATTGATTGTCAAAAAACAATATTAATTATTCACAAAATAAAGCAAAAGCAATTCTAGAATTCATAAAAAAGAAGAATAATAAACGTTATCGCTTAAAAGCCAACCTCTTTTTAATAAAAAGTGGTAGCTTTTTGAAGATCATTAAGCAATAA
- the rpoE gene encoding DNA-directed RNA polymerase subunit delta — translation MASLIDKAYEVAQKNFKQKGFSFNDLWKLVAKEENLNKKDSQDLMGAFYTDLIQDTRFLYIGDYKWLIKSMMLHEERDKALDTLYNRQEYLEEGYEHIKVEVEVDESAPEISNEDEGSSSIDDNIIVDSTEDEN, via the coding sequence ATGGCTTCATTGATTGATAAGGCTTACGAAGTTGCCCAGAAAAACTTTAAACAAAAAGGTTTTAGTTTTAACGACTTATGAAAATTAGTTGCTAAAGAAGAAAACTTAAACAAAAAAGATTCTCAAGATTTAATGGGAGCATTTTATACTGATTTGATTCAAGACACTAGATTCTTATATATCGGTGATTACAAATGATTAATCAAATCAATGATGCTTCATGAAGAAAGAGATAAAGCATTAGATACTTTATATAACCGTCAAGAATACTTAGAAGAAGGTTATGAACACATTAAAGTAGAAGTAGAAGTTGATGAATCTGCTCCTGAAATTAGTAACGAAGATGAAGGTTCATCATCAATTGATGACAATATTATTGTTGATTCAACAGAGGATGAGAATTAA
- a CDS encoding thymidine kinase, with protein sequence MAKKNAMTTLNGWIEVICGPMFAGKTDELIRKIKRYQYADVKSLVFSPATDTRSLDDLINSRDGRKIESIKIKKPFEIYDYVLKHEPQLVGIDEAQFFDDSLVEVIQTLADNQINVIVAGLDRDYRGEPFEPIPQIMGIAESIIRLTAICSECGAEASRSQRLINNEPADYYSDTILIGDNESYSPRCRHHHKVPNRPINERTKEFKQQIKNSFVKIHKQSSTD encoded by the coding sequence ATGGCTAAAAAGAATGCGATGACCACATTGAATGGCTGAATTGAAGTTATTTGTGGTCCGATGTTTGCTGGAAAGACTGATGAATTGATTCGTAAGATTAAGCGTTATCAATATGCAGATGTGAAGTCATTAGTATTTTCGCCAGCAACAGATACTAGATCGCTAGATGATTTGATTAATTCAAGAGATGGTAGAAAAATTGAATCAATCAAGATCAAAAAGCCATTTGAAATATACGATTATGTTTTAAAACATGAACCACAATTAGTTGGCATTGATGAAGCGCAGTTTTTTGATGATTCCTTAGTTGAAGTGATTCAGACATTAGCTGATAACCAAATTAATGTAATTGTGGCAGGATTAGATCGTGATTATCGTGGTGAACCATTTGAACCAATCCCCCAAATTATGGGGATTGCTGAATCAATTATTCGTTTAACAGCAATCTGTTCTGAGTGTGGTGCAGAAGCTAGTAGAAGTCAACGTTTAATAAACAATGAGCCAGCTGATTATTATTCAGACACCATTTTAATTGGCGATAATGAATCGTATTCACCAAGATGCAGACACCATCATAAGGTGCCAAATCGACCAATTAATGAACGAACTAAAGAATTTAAACAACAAATAAAAAATAGTTTTGTTAAAATACATAAGCAATCTTCAACAGATTAA
- the pth gene encoding aminoacyl-tRNA hydrolase, with the protein MKLVVGLGNPGFEYENTRHNVGFKVIDQLLDVLHLELNKNQFNGIYVKQDNFIIAKPLTYMNLSGNFVREIVNFFKIKIEDILIIHDEIAFDLGAVKLKQNGSANGQNGVKNIINQLGTQEFKRIRVGIKNQYMKNIADFVLSKFSPTEASLLQTSIATASVIAYEFIKNNKSFSQLMNEYNK; encoded by the coding sequence ATGAAACTTGTTGTTGGATTGGGCAACCCTGGTTTTGAATACGAAAATACCCGTCATAATGTTGGTTTTAAAGTAATTGATCAACTGCTTGATGTGTTGCATTTAGAACTAAACAAAAACCAGTTTAATGGTATTTATGTTAAGCAAGATAATTTCATTATTGCCAAGCCATTAACATACATGAATTTATCTGGTAACTTTGTTCGTGAGATTGTTAATTTTTTCAAAATTAAAATCGAAGATATTTTAATTATTCATGATGAAATTGCTTTTGATCTAGGTGCTGTTAAATTAAAACAAAATGGTTCAGCTAACGGCCAGAACGGCGTTAAGAATATCATTAACCAACTAGGCACACAAGAATTTAAACGCATCAGGGTTGGCATTAAAAATCAGTATATGAAAAATATTGCTGATTTTGTTTTATCTAAATTTAGTCCAACTGAAGCATCATTATTACAAACCAGCATAGCAACTGCTAGTGTAATTGCTTATGAATTTATTAAGAATAATAAATCATTTAGCCAACTAATGAATGAATACAACAAGTAA
- the fba gene encoding class II fructose-1,6-bisphosphate aldolase translates to MSKLTNAKAMIKKATEQGFAIPHINTNNLEWTKAILLAAQEANSPLIIAASEGAIKYMGGYKNVYNLVNDAVDSLNITVPVALHLDHGSYDGVFKALEAGFTSVMFDGSHLPFDENYEKSIKVIEAAKKYNASVELEVGTIGGEEDGIVGNGELANPEECKKMQDLGCDMLAAGIGNIHGIYPASWKSLNFEVLQSLKKASGASLVLHGGSGIPDEQVKKAIELGIAKVNVNTECQLAFAAATRQYILEEKDLDEHKKGYDPRKLLKPGFEAIKAKCIEKINLFGSNNKA, encoded by the coding sequence ATGTCTAAATTAACAAATGCAAAAGCAATGATCAAAAAAGCTACTGAACAAGGCTTTGCGATCCCTCATATTAATACAAACAATTTAGAATGAACTAAAGCTATTTTATTAGCTGCTCAAGAAGCAAACTCACCTTTAATTATTGCTGCAAGTGAAGGTGCAATTAAATACATGGGTGGTTATAAGAATGTTTATAACTTAGTAAATGATGCAGTTGATTCATTAAATATTACTGTGCCAGTTGCTTTACACTTAGACCACGGTAGTTATGATGGTGTGTTTAAAGCTCTTGAAGCTGGATTTACATCTGTAATGTTTGATGGTTCTCACTTACCATTTGATGAAAACTATGAAAAATCTATTAAAGTAATTGAAGCAGCTAAAAAATACAATGCTTCAGTTGAACTTGAAGTAGGAACCATTGGTGGTGAAGAAGACGGCATTGTTGGTAACGGTGAGTTAGCTAACCCAGAAGAATGCAAGAAGATGCAAGATCTAGGTTGTGATATGTTAGCTGCTGGTATTGGTAATATCCACGGTATTTATCCAGCTTCTTGAAAATCTTTAAACTTTGAAGTTTTACAATCACTTAAAAAAGCAAGTGGTGCTTCATTAGTATTACACGGTGGTAGTGGTATTCCTGATGAACAAGTTAAAAAAGCAATCGAATTAGGTATCGCTAAAGTTAATGTAAATACTGAATGTCAATTAGCATTCGCTGCTGCAACAAGACAATACATCTTAGAAGAAAAAGACTTAGATGAACACAAAAAAGGTTATGACCCTAGAAAGTTATTAAAACCTGGATTCGAAGCAATCAAAGCTAAGTGTATTGAAAAAATCAACTTATTCGGTTCAAATAACAAAGCATAA
- the rplA gene encoding 50S ribosomal protein L1, which produces MAKKLTKKTKAALASFDPKQIYDLEQAVEIAKKTSITKFESSIDVAIKLNLDTTKADQQLRGAISLPHNVSKPVRILAITDQQAEAKQAGADFVGEIDKINEIKAGWMDFDVIITNPKFMIELGKLGKILGPRGLMPNPKTGTVTQDIATAIAEYRKGKKEYRTDSFGNIHMTVGKQSTDTNKIVENVNSLIDLIKSRRPSAVKGVYIQNISVSSTMGPGVKVKIN; this is translated from the coding sequence ATGGCTAAGAAATTAACTAAAAAAACTAAAGCTGCTCTAGCTTCTTTTGATCCTAAACAAATTTATGATTTAGAACAAGCAGTTGAAATTGCTAAAAAGACTTCAATTACTAAGTTCGAAAGCTCAATTGATGTTGCTATCAAATTAAACTTAGATACAACAAAAGCTGATCAACAATTAAGAGGTGCAATTTCATTACCTCACAACGTTTCAAAACCAGTAAGAATTTTAGCAATTACTGACCAACAAGCTGAAGCTAAACAAGCAGGTGCTGATTTCGTTGGTGAAATTGATAAGATCAATGAAATTAAAGCTGGTTGAATGGATTTTGATGTAATTATTACTAACCCTAAATTCATGATCGAATTGGGTAAATTAGGTAAGATCTTAGGTCCAAGAGGTTTAATGCCTAACCCTAAAACTGGAACAGTTACTCAAGACATCGCAACTGCAATTGCAGAATATCGTAAAGGTAAAAAAGAATACCGCACTGACTCATTTGGTAACATCCACATGACAGTTGGTAAACAATCAACTGATACTAACAAAATTGTTGAAAACGTTAATAGCTTAATTGATTTAATTAAATCAAGAAGACCAAGTGCTGTTAAAGGTGTATATATCCAAAACATCTCAGTGTCTTCAACAATGGGTCCAGGAGTTAAAGTTAAAATTAATTAG
- the ychF gene encoding redox-regulated ATPase YchF: MLKAGIIGLPNVGKSTLFNAITNSQIEAANYPFATIEPNVGIVELIDDRLNQLAAQILPNKVVYATIMFVDIAGLVKGASQGEGLGNKFLSNIREVDCLIHVVRCFDDNNITHVHNAVDPINDIETINLELMIADLEVVTNRINKIKRKAESGDKSVLVEYELLKDIQVKLENNQMLDLSKYSQEELAIIKNFNLLTAKPRIYVGNISEADLSTNQKNQHVMALDSFCKQNNEQYLTISAKLEEELSSLEEADKKELMASFNMNESGLNKIAFKAYEILGLCTYFTYGKTETRAWTFKKNSLAPQCAGIIHSDFERGFIKAEVIHWTDLIEYKSEQKAKEAGKLRLEGKQYVVQDGDVINFKFNV; the protein is encoded by the coding sequence ATGCTAAAAGCTGGAATCATTGGCTTACCTAATGTTGGGAAATCAACATTATTTAATGCTATCACTAACTCGCAAATTGAAGCTGCAAACTACCCTTTTGCAACAATTGAACCTAATGTTGGTATTGTTGAATTAATTGATGATCGTTTAAATCAGTTAGCTGCACAAATCTTACCTAACAAAGTGGTATATGCCACAATTATGTTTGTTGATATTGCAGGACTTGTTAAGGGTGCTTCACAAGGTGAAGGTTTAGGTAACAAGTTCTTAAGTAACATTCGTGAAGTTGATTGTTTAATCCATGTTGTGCGTTGTTTTGATGATAATAACATCACCCACGTGCATAATGCTGTTGATCCAATTAATGATATTGAAACAATCAATTTAGAATTAATGATTGCTGATCTTGAAGTTGTTACTAACCGTATTAACAAGATTAAAAGAAAAGCAGAAAGTGGTGATAAATCAGTTCTTGTTGAATATGAATTATTAAAAGACATTCAGGTTAAACTTGAGAACAACCAAATGTTAGATTTATCTAAATATTCACAAGAAGAATTAGCCATCATTAAAAACTTCAATCTATTAACAGCCAAACCAAGAATTTATGTTGGTAATATCTCTGAAGCCGATTTATCAACTAATCAAAAAAACCAACATGTAATGGCGCTTGATAGTTTTTGTAAACAAAACAACGAACAATACTTAACAATCTCAGCCAAACTAGAAGAAGAACTATCATCACTAGAAGAAGCTGATAAAAAAGAATTAATGGCTTCATTCAATATGAATGAATCTGGTTTAAACAAGATTGCTTTCAAAGCGTATGAAATCTTAGGTTTATGCACTTATTTCACATACGGAAAAACCGAAACCAGAGCCTGAACATTTAAAAAGAACAGTTTAGCCCCACAATGTGCTGGGATCATCCATTCAGACTTTGAACGTGGCTTTATTAAAGCCGAAGTGATCCATTGAACTGACTTGATTGAATACAAATCAGAACAAAAAGCCAAAGAAGCTGGCAAGCTGCGTTTAGAAGGTAAACAATACGTCGTTCAAGACGGAGATGTCATTAATTTCAAATTTAATGTTTAG
- the rplK gene encoding 50S ribosomal protein L11 codes for MAKKEITRIAKLELIGGQAKPGPALASVGINMGEFTKQFNDKTKDRMGDVVPVIITAFNDKSFLFELKTTPVTVLLKKAAKIEKGAKNPKTEKVAKISKEAALKIAEYKMADLNAYDAQAALRMIAGTAKQMGLEIEGVDPTPNKKGAK; via the coding sequence GTGGCTAAAAAAGAAATCACAAGAATTGCCAAGCTAGAACTAATCGGAGGACAAGCAAAGCCTGGTCCAGCATTAGCTTCAGTTGGTATTAATATGGGTGAATTCACCAAACAATTCAACGATAAAACTAAAGATCGTATGGGAGATGTTGTTCCAGTTATTATTACTGCGTTCAATGATAAGAGTTTCTTATTCGAACTTAAAACAACTCCTGTAACTGTTTTATTAAAGAAAGCAGCTAAGATTGAAAAAGGTGCTAAGAACCCTAAAACTGAAAAAGTAGCTAAGATTTCAAAAGAAGCTGCTTTAAAAATTGCAGAATACAAGATGGCAGACTTAAATGCTTATGATGCTCAAGCTGCTTTAAGAATGATCGCAGGAACTGCAAAACAAATGGGATTAGAAATTGAAGGTGTTGATCCTACTCCTAACAAGAAAGGAGCTAAATAA